GTTCAGCGCCTGCTGCCAGCTTTTGCCGAAGTGGCTCAGCGCCTGGTCGTGCCATGCAGGGGCGATAAGCGTAATGCCAGCGGGCAGACCGTCATTACGGAAATCACCCGGTAACGCTAGCGCGCAGAGGTCGGCCAGATTAGTGAAGTTGGTGTAAGTGCCAAACTGCGAGTTATATCGCACGGGGTGCTGGGCCATCTCAGCCAGGGTATGTATCGTCGGTGAAGTCGGCACCAGGAGCGCATCGAACTCACGCAACTGGTCATTAATTTTTTGTGCCAGTTCAGCGCGAGTATATTCCGCCTGCCAGGCGTCACACGCCGTGTAGTTCAGGCCGTTTGCCACAATACCGCGCACGGTCGGGTCCATGGCTTCCGGCTGGTTTTTAAAAATATCCCCTATCGCCACGGTGCGCTCAGCCACCCAAGCGCCGTTATACAACTGCTCAGCGAGCTGGTTGAAGGCACTAAAATCAATCGATACCAGTTCCACACCTTGCTGTTGTAAACGTCCCAGCGTTTTGACGAATGCCACCTGACTTTGGCTATCACCAAAAAACTCAAGCGTATCGGGAACGGCAAATCGCGGTTTTTCGCTAAAACGCGCCGGAGCCGTCTGTGGGTTGGTGCGTGAATAGGGATCTTGGGGATCGTAACCACCCGCTACGGCCACAACGGTTTCCGCATCCTCAACGGTTAATGCGAATACCGATACGCAGTCATTCAGTCGGCAAGCGGGAACCACTCCCGTGGTGGAAATCCAGCCTTTGGTTGGTTTCAGGCCAACAAGATTGTTAAAACCCGCCGGTACGCGCCCGGAACCTGCGGTATCCGTTCCCAGCGAGAAACAAACCAGCCCACGAGCCACCACCGAGGCTGATCCCGAACTTGAGCCACCGCTAACATACTCAGGATTGAAGGTGTTTTTGACTGCGCCAAAGGGTGAGCGCGTGCCGACAAGCCCGGTGGCAAATTGATCGAGGTTAGTTTTCCCCACGACAATCGCCCCTGCGGCTTTCAGACGGGCAATGACGGTTGCGTCTTTACCCGGTTGATACGTAAATGCAGGACACCCCGCGCTGGTTGGCATTCCGGCAACATCAATATTGTCTTTCGCCGCAAAGGGAACACCTAATAAAGCAAAGTCGCTCGCTTGTTTTTCGCCTGAATTAATCGCCTGAAAAATTGTGGTTAATTGCGCATAGATTTCGTCATGCGATGCGATATAAATCCAGGCGTTATCGTCACGGGATAAATCTGCATCTAATTGCTGATATGCCGCCACAAGTTGTTGTGGTTGCTGGCGGTAATGGGTGACCCATTCAGACAAAGTTGATACTGGCATAAACTCGCATCCCATCTGGTATCCATGATGAGAGGGATAAAGCATTTACCGTGCCAGTTATTTAATTTATTGTTATTCCTAAAGATAATAGAAGATATAATATTTTCTTATCTTATTTCGCACTATTTAAGCGCGTAACCCCACTTTGTTTAATTATTATGGTGCAAGGGGGTATTCCCTAAAGAATTCCCCCTCTCTGAAACAGATTTATTTCCCAAAGCCGTTATTTAATTCGCTTCCCTGCTTCATCAATAACTTTTTCACCGTCTTCCTTCACGAATGCCCCTTTTTGTGGCTCCGGCAAGATATCCAGCACAATTTCTGAAGGGCGACACAAGCGGGTGCCCAGTGGTGTCACAACGATGGGACGATTAATCAGAATTGGGTGCTGAAGCATAAATTCAATCAGCTGCTCGTCAGTAAAATCCCCATCAGCAAGACCAAGCTGCTCGTAAGGTTCAACGTTCTTACGCAACAACGCCCGCACCGAAATCCCCATATCTGCAATCAGTTTGAGCAGTTCATCGTGAGACGGTGGAGTATCGAGATAATAAATAATGGTCGGTTCATTGCCGCTATTGTGAATCAACTCCAGCGTGTTACGTGACGTGCCGCAGGCTGGGTTGTGATAAATAGTTATGTTGCTCATATC
The nucleotide sequence above comes from Buttiauxella selenatireducens. Encoded proteins:
- the arsC gene encoding glutaredoxin-dependent arsenate reductase, with amino-acid sequence MSNITIYHNPACGTSRNTLELIHNSGNEPTIIYYLDTPPSHDELLKLIADMGISVRALLRKNVEPYEQLGLADGDFTDEQLIEFMLQHPILINRPIVVTPLGTRLCRPSEIVLDILPEPQKGAFVKEDGEKVIDEAGKRIK
- the atzF gene encoding allophanate hydrolase, which encodes MPVSTLSEWVTHYRQQPQQLVAAYQQLDADLSRDDNAWIYIASHDEIYAQLTTIFQAINSGEKQASDFALLGVPFAAKDNIDVAGMPTSAGCPAFTYQPGKDATVIARLKAAGAIVVGKTNLDQFATGLVGTRSPFGAVKNTFNPEYVSGGSSSGSASVVARGLVCFSLGTDTAGSGRVPAGFNNLVGLKPTKGWISTTGVVPACRLNDCVSVFALTVEDAETVVAVAGGYDPQDPYSRTNPQTAPARFSEKPRFAVPDTLEFFGDSQSQVAFVKTLGRLQQQGVELVSIDFSAFNQLAEQLYNGAWVAERTVAIGDIFKNQPEAMDPTVRGIVANGLNYTACDAWQAEYTRAELAQKINDQLREFDALLVPTSPTIHTLAEMAQHPVRYNSQFGTYTNFTNLADLCALALPGDFRNDGLPAGITLIAPAWHDQALSHFGKSWQQALNLQLGATGKTLSASNTAKASTNHVRVAVVGAHLREMPLNHQLTTRNAVFIEETRTADHYRLYALANTQPPKPGLVRHAEGQPIAVELWDIPLARFGEFVAEIPAPLGIGTLVLENGASVKGFICEPQALLDATDITAWGGWKAWLARHHSA